Part of the Streptomyces sp. NBC_01353 genome, CGCACGGTCCTCAACGTGCCGGGTGCGCTGGCCTCCCGTGACGGCCGCGGCGGCACCGCCCCCTCGGCCGTCGCCGCACAGCTCCTGGAGGTCAAGGCGGACCTGGTGATCCAGCACGCCTGGGCCACCGCCAAGCAGTAGCACCCACCTGCGTCACAGCGCCGCCGCCCAGTCCGCGAGCGCGTCGAAGTCCGGCCGGATCAGTCCGATGCGGGGATCGATGTGCAGCAACAGGGCGGCGGCGAGGTGGTTCCGGTCCACGTACTCGTGGTCGTACGACGTGATGTCGTCGTCCACCCAGGCGAACGGCCGCCCGGCCGCGTACTCCAGGATGTACTGCGTCTTCCAGAAGGTCCCGCGAGGGGCCTTTCCGTGCATCTGGGGCCAGTCGATGAACGGCAGCCCGGGCAGTCCGAGGTGCGGCCCTATCCAGTCGTTCGCCTCGTCCTTCCAGGTCGTCGCCCACACCAGCTCGTACGCCTCGGCCAGCGTGAGCAGCTCGGCCCCGTGGGCGGGATTCAGCCATACCCGCAACGGCTTCGCCCCCGTCCAGCCGGTGGGGCTCATCCGATGTGTGCCGTACCCCTCCGGGCGGCGCTGGGCCCGCGCCGCATAGGGATTCAGCGGTCCGTCCACGTCGATCAGCAGCAGCGGCTTCGTCATGTCCACAGCATTCCTTCCGCGCCATCGTGAGGCGTTGATTTATCGAATGAGACACCGCTGTCTCATTCGGTGTATGGTCGTCTCATGTCAGTCGACCGCACCCAGGTGCTCCGCACCGCAGCCGCTCTGCTCTCCCGGAAATCGACCGCCACCATGGACGAGGTCGCCCGGGCCGCGGGCATCGGCCGCGCCACCCTGCACCGGCACTTCGCCGGGCGGGACGCGCTGGTCAGGGCGCTGGAGGCGATGGGCCTCAGGGAGTTCGAGGCCGCGTGCGACGCCGCACGCCTCGACGACGGTCCGGCGGACGAGGCGCTACGACGGCTTGTCGTCGAAACCGAACCCAACGCGCCGCTGCTGGCCTTCCTCGTCACGGAGAACCAGCTCTTCGAGGGCGACGACGTCGACGAGGGCTGGGCCCGGCTCGACGCGAGGGTCAGCGCCCTCTTCAGACGCGGCCAGGAGGAAGGCACCTTCCGGATCGACCTGAGCCCCGCCTGGCTCACCGAGGCCCTCTACGGCCTCGTCTCGGCCTGCGCCTGGTCCGTGATGGACGGCAGGGTCGCCCCCAACGACTTTCAGTACATGATCACCGAGCTGCTGCTCGGTGGCGCACGACGGAGCGTGGAGAAATGAGTACCACCCAGCAGCTGAACCTCACGAAGGGGACGGAGGCGAAGAGTCCCGGGCGATGGCTCGCGCTCGCGGTGCTCGTCCTGGCGGTCCTGCTGGTCGCGGTCGACGCCACCGTACTCGGTCTGGCCACGCCCTCGCTCAGCGAGGACCTCAAGCCGTCCGGCACGCAGCTGCTCTGGATCGGCGACATCTACTCGTTCGTCATCGCCGGCCTGCTCGTCTCCATGGGCTCGCTCGGTGACCGGATCGGCCGCAAGAAGCTGCTTCTGATCGGTGCGACGGCCTTCGGCGCCGTCTCCGTGCTCAACGCGTACGCCACCAGCCCCGAGATGATGATCGTCGCCCGCGCGCTCCTCGGTGTCGCCGGTGCGACGCTGATGCCGTCGACGCTGGCGCTGATCCGGAACATCTTCCACGACCCCAAGGAGCGCAGCCTCGCCATCGGCATCTGGGGCGCCACCGCCTCGGCCGGCGCGGCGGTCGGCCCGGTCGTCGGCGGAGCGCTGCTCCAACACTTCTGGTGGGGCTCGGTCTTCCTCATCAACCTGCCCGTCATGGCAGCCCTGGTCCTCGTCGGCATCAAGCTGCTGCCCGAGTCCAAGAACCCGGTCGCAGGCCCCTGGGACCTGATCAGCGTCGGACTCTCGCTCGTCGGTGTCATCGGAGTCGTCTACGCCATCAAGGAAGTCGCCTCGCACGGCCTGACGTGGGAGGTCGTGGCGGCAACCGTCATCGGCGCCGTCACCCTGTACGCCTTCGTCCGGCGCCAGCACACGCTGACGTCGCCGCTGCTCGACATGCGGCTGTTCAAGCACCGGGGCTTCTCGGGCGCGGTCCTGGCCGACCTGCTCACCGTCTTCGGGCTGTCCGGACTGGTCTTCTTCCTCTCCCAGTTCCTCCAGCTGGTCCAGGGGCGCGAGCCGCTGGAGGCCGGGCTTGCCGAACTGCCCGCCGCCATCGGCGCGGTGGTCACCGGTCTGATCGCGGGCCGGTACGCCCGGCGGTTCTCGGTACGCGCCATCGTCGCCGGCGGTCTCGGCGCGATCGGCCTCGCGCTCGCCGTCATCACCCTGGTCCACAAGGAGACCGGTTACCCGCTGCTCGGCGCGGCCCTGCTCGTCGTCGGCCTCGGCGCCGGATTCTCGTTCACCGTCACCGCCGACGTGATCCTCTCCAGCGTGCCCAAGGAGCAGGCGGGTTCGGCCTCCGCGGTCTCCGAGACCGCATACGAACTGGGCGCGGCGCTCGGTATCGCGCTCCTCGGCTCGATCGTCACCGGCGTCTACCAGGGCTTCGCGACCCCGGCCGGCGTCCCATCGGACGCGGCCGCGGCGGCGCACGAGTCGCTCGGCGGCGCGGTCGAGGCCACCGCCGGCCTCGCGCCGGACGTGGCGACCGCCCTGGTCTCCGCGGCCCAGGTGGCCTTCGTGGACGGCTTGCGCATCGCGGCGGGCGTCGGCGCGGCGGTCCTCCTCGCGACGGCGGTCGCGGCCTGGTTCCTCCTGAAGGGCCAGAAGCTGGAGGACGGCGTCGAGCACTGACGCGCAGGCGTCACAAGCGAAGGGCCCCGTACGGCAACTGCCGTGCGGGGCCCTTCGTTCACTCCGTAGCCGCTACGCGGCCTTCGCCTTGGTGGCGTACATGTCCACGTACTCCTGGCCGGACAGCCGCATCACCTCGGACATCAC contains:
- a CDS encoding HAD domain-containing protein codes for the protein MTKPLLLIDVDGPLNPYAARAQRRPEGYGTHRMSPTGWTGAKPLRVWLNPAHGAELLTLAEAYELVWATTWKDEANDWIGPHLGLPGLPFIDWPQMHGKAPRGTFWKTQYILEYAAGRPFAWVDDDITSYDHEYVDRNHLAAALLLHIDPRIGLIRPDFDALADWAAAL
- a CDS encoding helix-turn-helix domain-containing protein, whose protein sequence is MSVDRTQVLRTAAALLSRKSTATMDEVARAAGIGRATLHRHFAGRDALVRALEAMGLREFEAACDAARLDDGPADEALRRLVVETEPNAPLLAFLVTENQLFEGDDVDEGWARLDARVSALFRRGQEEGTFRIDLSPAWLTEALYGLVSACAWSVMDGRVAPNDFQYMITELLLGGARRSVEK
- a CDS encoding MFS transporter; its protein translation is MSTTQQLNLTKGTEAKSPGRWLALAVLVLAVLLVAVDATVLGLATPSLSEDLKPSGTQLLWIGDIYSFVIAGLLVSMGSLGDRIGRKKLLLIGATAFGAVSVLNAYATSPEMMIVARALLGVAGATLMPSTLALIRNIFHDPKERSLAIGIWGATASAGAAVGPVVGGALLQHFWWGSVFLINLPVMAALVLVGIKLLPESKNPVAGPWDLISVGLSLVGVIGVVYAIKEVASHGLTWEVVAATVIGAVTLYAFVRRQHTLTSPLLDMRLFKHRGFSGAVLADLLTVFGLSGLVFFLSQFLQLVQGREPLEAGLAELPAAIGAVVTGLIAGRYARRFSVRAIVAGGLGAIGLALAVITLVHKETGYPLLGAALLVVGLGAGFSFTVTADVILSSVPKEQAGSASAVSETAYELGAALGIALLGSIVTGVYQGFATPAGVPSDAAAAAHESLGGAVEATAGLAPDVATALVSAAQVAFVDGLRIAAGVGAAVLLATAVAAWFLLKGQKLEDGVEH